One part of the Ruegeria sp. AD91A genome encodes these proteins:
- the nadA gene encoding quinolinate synthase NadA codes for MLDIAQVRTVLSDVYDLAPSATLANEMKDTYARMDRVISPPDWAIYAPYVRAINALKKERNAVILGHNYMTPEIYHGVSDFVGDSLQLAIKASEVEEDVIVQAGVHFMAETSKILSPEKTVLMPDMNAGCSLAESITAEGIDEMRAKYPGAPVVSYVNTTAEVKAASDICCTSSNALQIVNAMESDTVIMTPDQYLAQNVANESHKNVVYWPGSCIVHEQYTAQDLRDFREWNPGTRLIAHPECPPDVVAEADYSGSTSGIIKYVHDEKPQKAMLITECSMASNIADELPEVDFVGPCNMCPYMKKITLEKILYALHSMEGQVEVAEDVAEKARKSVQAMIDLSRKLGI; via the coding sequence TCGGACGTCTATGACCTTGCCCCATCGGCCACTCTGGCCAATGAGATGAAAGACACGTATGCCCGCATGGATCGTGTGATCAGCCCGCCGGATTGGGCGATCTATGCGCCCTATGTGCGCGCGATCAACGCGCTCAAGAAAGAGCGTAACGCCGTGATCCTTGGGCACAATTACATGACGCCCGAAATCTATCATGGTGTGTCCGATTTCGTCGGAGACAGCCTGCAACTGGCGATCAAGGCCAGTGAGGTGGAAGAGGATGTGATCGTTCAGGCTGGGGTTCATTTCATGGCCGAAACATCGAAAATTCTGAGTCCCGAGAAAACTGTTCTGATGCCCGACATGAATGCGGGCTGTTCTTTGGCAGAATCGATTACTGCTGAAGGAATCGACGAAATGCGGGCCAAATATCCCGGCGCGCCGGTTGTGTCATATGTGAACACCACTGCCGAGGTCAAAGCGGCTTCTGATATCTGCTGCACCTCGTCGAACGCCTTGCAGATCGTGAATGCCATGGAGAGCGACACGGTCATCATGACGCCGGATCAATATCTGGCTCAAAACGTGGCCAATGAAAGCCACAAGAACGTGGTGTACTGGCCCGGTTCCTGCATCGTGCATGAACAATACACCGCGCAGGACTTGCGCGACTTCCGAGAATGGAACCCCGGTACGCGCCTGATCGCTCATCCGGAATGTCCGCCGGATGTGGTGGCCGAGGCGGATTATTCTGGTTCAACGAGCGGTATCATCAAATATGTGCATGATGAGAAGCCTCAGAAGGCGATGCTGATCACCGAATGTTCCATGGCGTCGAACATCGCTGATGAACTGCCCGAGGTCGATTTCGTAGGGCCGTGCAACATGTGCCCATATATGAAAAAGATCACGCTTGAAAAGATCCTCTATGCTCTGCACTCGATGGAAGGCCAGGTCGAGGTCGCTGAAGACGTGGCAGAGAAGGCTCGCAAATCCGTTCAGGCGATGATTGATCTGTCCCGCAAGCTCGGCATCTGA
- a CDS encoding L-aspartate oxidase has protein sequence MSNITTDRVIIVGAGIGALYAALKLVPRPVVIISPDPLGEGASSAWAQGGVAAAMDLADSPESHAVDTVNAGAGTVEQNVADLVTREAREYILDLTSLGTPFDRTEDGGYVLSREAAHSFARVVRVKGDQAGSEIMAALIERVRETPSVQVLEGVLAIALEVTEGRVVGVVVQDASESGSAPVTLRAPAILLAGGGSGGLYALTTNPARIRGQVIGMAARAGAMIADAEFVQFHPTAMDVGEDPAPLATEALRGEGAVLINRHGERFMPAVHPDAELAPRDVVARAIFAEVQAGDRPMLDTREALGAQINKLFPAVAAYCARNGIDPVRDAIPVAPAAHYHMGGIATDTDGRATLDGLWVCGEASSTGLHGANRLASNGLLEALVFARICAEDITRLIPDSSGSEPVVLRFDQADTPDTSDAVSILRTTMSRDVGVVRDRTGLCRALRTIAALEDQHGACPSFRNMCATATLIAAAALQREESRGAHERSDFPEIADGPGKRSRMYLSDALHVRAEACKELP, from the coding sequence ATGTCCAATATCACCACGGATCGCGTCATTATTGTCGGGGCCGGGATTGGCGCGCTCTATGCTGCGTTGAAACTGGTACCGCGACCGGTGGTGATCATCTCGCCTGATCCTTTGGGCGAAGGTGCAAGTTCGGCATGGGCGCAGGGGGGCGTTGCCGCCGCGATGGACTTGGCCGACAGTCCGGAAAGCCACGCTGTTGACACCGTCAATGCCGGGGCCGGCACCGTCGAGCAAAACGTCGCAGATTTGGTCACGCGCGAGGCGCGTGAGTATATTCTCGACCTGACCTCTTTGGGCACTCCGTTTGATCGCACCGAGGATGGTGGGTATGTCCTGTCGCGCGAAGCCGCGCACAGTTTTGCCCGCGTGGTGCGGGTTAAGGGGGATCAGGCTGGTAGCGAAATCATGGCCGCCCTGATCGAGCGTGTGCGTGAAACTCCTTCTGTGCAGGTTTTGGAGGGGGTCCTTGCTATTGCGTTGGAAGTGACGGAAGGGCGCGTGGTGGGAGTGGTTGTGCAGGATGCTTCGGAAAGCGGATCCGCGCCTGTGACGCTTCGTGCACCTGCCATATTGTTGGCGGGTGGCGGTTCTGGCGGGCTTTATGCCCTAACGACCAATCCGGCCCGCATCCGCGGGCAGGTCATCGGAATGGCCGCACGGGCCGGGGCAATGATTGCCGACGCTGAATTCGTACAGTTCCACCCCACTGCCATGGACGTGGGTGAAGACCCGGCCCCGCTGGCGACCGAGGCCCTGCGCGGAGAAGGGGCCGTTCTGATAAACAGGCATGGCGAGCGTTTCATGCCGGCCGTTCATCCTGATGCCGAGCTTGCCCCGCGCGACGTTGTGGCCCGCGCGATATTTGCAGAAGTGCAGGCCGGCGACCGACCGATGCTGGACACCCGCGAGGCTTTGGGCGCGCAAATAAACAAGCTTTTCCCGGCGGTTGCCGCTTATTGCGCGCGCAACGGAATCGATCCGGTCAGGGACGCGATACCGGTCGCTCCGGCAGCGCACTACCATATGGGCGGAATTGCAACAGACACTGATGGTCGCGCGACACTGGATGGGTTGTGGGTGTGCGGTGAGGCGTCTTCGACCGGCCTTCACGGCGCCAATCGGCTGGCCTCGAACGGATTGCTCGAAGCATTGGTGTTTGCACGCATCTGTGCCGAGGACATTACGCGTTTGATACCGGATTCATCCGGGTCGGAGCCTGTGGTCCTTCGATTTGATCAAGCTGACACCCCGGATACGTCCGATGCAGTCAGTATATTACGCACGACTATGTCGCGCGATGTTGGCGTGGTCCGGGATCGCACCGGGTTATGCCGCGCATTGCGCACGATTGCCGCGCTTGAGGACCAGCATGGCGCGTGTCCGTCTTTCAGAAACATGTGTGCCACAGCAACCCTGATCGCCGCGGCAGCATTGCAGCGCGAAGAAAGCCGCGGCGCGCATGAACGATCCGACTTTCCGGAAATTGCCGACGGTCCCGGCAAACGATCCCGGATGTATCTTAGCGACGCACTGCACGTTCGCGCCGAAGCCTGCAAGGAATTACCATGA
- the nadC gene encoding carboxylating nicotinate-nucleotide diphosphorylase → MSFATLPDLILEPVVRAALMEDLGAYGDVTTRAVIPQSTTYTARLNAREDAVVSGMQVAMIAFRLVDPALEVEVLVKDGQSCRRGDTLMTIKGSAASILSGERVALNFAGRLTGIATKTATFVQQAKGTNARMTCTRKTTPGLRIVEKQAVLHGGGFNHRYSLSDAILIKDNHIAAAGGVSQVLESAKAQASHMMAVEIEVDRLDQLAEVLRIGGASVVLLDNMDNEMLREAVAMVDGRMKIEASGNVTLDRVASIAATGVDYISSGALTHSARTVDLGLDF, encoded by the coding sequence ATGAGTTTTGCGACCCTGCCCGATCTGATCCTCGAACCCGTCGTCCGCGCGGCGCTGATGGAGGATCTGGGAGCTTACGGTGATGTGACCACCCGCGCCGTGATCCCGCAGAGCACGACCTATACAGCCCGACTGAATGCGCGCGAGGACGCCGTTGTTTCGGGCATGCAGGTGGCCATGATAGCGTTCCGGCTGGTCGACCCGGCGCTTGAGGTTGAGGTGCTTGTCAAGGATGGCCAGTCCTGTCGACGCGGCGACACGCTGATGACCATCAAAGGTTCCGCAGCTTCGATCCTGTCGGGTGAGCGGGTCGCGCTGAATTTTGCCGGTCGTCTGACCGGTATTGCCACAAAAACTGCCACCTTTGTCCAGCAGGCAAAGGGCACGAATGCCCGCATGACTTGTACCCGTAAAACCACGCCCGGGCTTCGCATCGTCGAAAAACAGGCCGTGCTGCACGGTGGCGGTTTCAATCATCGCTATTCGTTGTCCGACGCGATCCTGATCAAGGACAACCACATCGCCGCCGCAGGGGGTGTGAGTCAGGTTCTTGAATCCGCCAAAGCGCAAGCCAGTCACATGATGGCCGTCGAGATTGAAGTCGATCGACTGGACCAGTTGGCCGAAGTGCTCAGGATTGGCGGCGCGTCCGTCGTATTGCTGGACAACATGGACAACGAGATGCTGCGCGAAGCGGTTGCCATGGTGGATGGGCGAATGAAGATCGAAGCCAGCGGAAATGTGACTTTGGACCGGGTCGCATCGATTGCAGCGACCGGAGTCGATTACATCTCGTCCGGAGCGCTGACGCATTCGGCCCGAACCGTTGATCTGGGCCTTGATTTCTGA
- the bioB gene encoding biotin synthase BioB, translated as MIIPHSGWTRKSAQAVHDLPLMDLLFRAQTVHRENFDPNKIQTSKLLSIKTGGCAEDCAYCSQSARNGSTLPASKLIEVQRVLAEAKKARDGGATRFCMGAAWREPKPRDMPALVAMVEGVKAMGMETCMTLGMLDDTQVVQLRDAGLDYYNHNIDTSERYYSEVITTRTFSDRIDTMNRVQEAGIKVCSGGILGMGEHTGDRIDMLLTLANMTPPPDSVPINMLMPQADTPLADAEPIDPIDFVRIIATARILMPKSYVRLSAGRSDMSDEMQAMCFFAGANSIFVGETLLTAENPEEDTDSILFAKLGLQAETAEEHNRTEAAE; from the coding sequence ATGATCATCCCTCATTCCGGCTGGACCCGAAAGTCTGCGCAAGCTGTTCATGACCTCCCGTTGATGGACCTTCTGTTCCGGGCACAGACCGTGCACCGCGAGAACTTTGATCCGAACAAGATTCAGACTTCTAAACTGCTGTCGATCAAAACAGGCGGGTGCGCCGAGGATTGCGCCTATTGCTCGCAATCGGCCCGAAACGGATCCACCCTGCCTGCATCGAAACTGATCGAGGTTCAGCGTGTACTGGCCGAGGCCAAAAAGGCCCGCGACGGTGGCGCGACCCGGTTCTGCATGGGGGCCGCCTGGCGCGAGCCCAAGCCGCGCGATATGCCTGCTCTGGTCGCCATGGTTGAGGGCGTCAAGGCGATGGGTATGGAAACCTGCATGACGCTGGGCATGCTGGATGACACCCAGGTGGTTCAGCTGCGCGATGCCGGATTGGACTATTACAACCATAATATCGATACATCCGAACGTTATTATTCCGAAGTGATCACCACCCGTACATTCTCGGATCGGATCGACACGATGAACCGGGTACAGGAAGCCGGAATCAAGGTCTGCTCGGGTGGTATTCTGGGGATGGGTGAACATACTGGCGACCGTATCGACATGTTGCTGACTTTGGCCAACATGACCCCGCCGCCGGATTCGGTGCCGATCAACATGTTGATGCCACAAGCGGATACCCCGCTGGCTGACGCCGAACCGATTGATCCGATCGACTTTGTGCGGATTATTGCAACCGCCCGAATTCTGATGCCCAAATCCTACGTTCGGCTGTCCGCCGGTCGCAGTGACATGAGTGACGAGATGCAGGCGATGTGTTTCTTCGCCGGAGCAAATTCAATCTTTGTCGGCGAAACTCTTTTGACGGCAGAAAACCCTGAGGAAGATACCGACTCGATCCTGTTTGCGAAACTTGGCCTTCAGGCCGAAACGGCTGAAGAACATAACCGCACGGAAGCCGCCGAATGA
- a CDS encoding 8-amino-7-oxononanoate synthase, which yields MKAVERLESMLDALEARHRRRALIPARGLDFASNDYLGLAGSNLLQEAAQAALARGVPVGSGGSRLLRGNHPEHEALEHEAAVFFGSEAALFMGGGFQANQAIFSTLPAAGDLVLYDELVHASAHEGMRASRADLRAFRHNDVADARNVLTEWRSAGGQGQVWIAVESVYSMEGDLAPLKDLSCLARESEAVLIVDEAHATGVFGTDGKGLAHDLNVDLLTLHTCGKGLGVSGGLICGPRAMIDALINRARPFIFATAPSPLNAALVRATLRELAGNEGLVTAARRRLRHAHDAACQAGLPDTALNSQIIPVVLGDEARTMAMAQALQHQGYDIRGIRPPTVPKGTSRLRVSITGNVSPEDISALFATISSHQSEAA from the coding sequence ATGAAAGCAGTCGAACGACTGGAATCCATGCTCGATGCACTGGAAGCCCGGCACCGCCGTCGGGCTTTGATCCCGGCGCGCGGGCTGGATTTTGCGTCTAACGACTATTTGGGGTTGGCCGGGTCAAACCTGTTGCAAGAGGCTGCGCAGGCAGCGTTGGCGCGCGGCGTGCCCGTAGGCTCGGGCGGCTCGCGGCTGCTGCGGGGAAATCACCCTGAGCATGAGGCGCTGGAACATGAAGCGGCGGTTTTCTTTGGGTCCGAGGCCGCATTGTTCATGGGTGGAGGGTTTCAGGCCAACCAAGCGATCTTTTCCACCCTGCCGGCTGCCGGGGATCTGGTTTTGTATGACGAACTGGTTCACGCCAGCGCCCACGAGGGGATGCGCGCCAGCCGTGCGGATCTACGTGCCTTTCGCCACAACGACGTCGCGGATGCGCGCAACGTTTTGACCGAATGGCGATCCGCTGGTGGGCAGGGTCAGGTATGGATTGCTGTTGAAAGTGTCTATTCCATGGAGGGCGATCTGGCCCCGCTAAAGGACCTGTCATGTCTGGCGCGTGAATCCGAAGCCGTTCTGATCGTGGATGAGGCGCACGCCACGGGCGTTTTCGGGACAGATGGCAAGGGTCTTGCTCATGACCTGAACGTTGACCTTCTGACCCTGCACACCTGCGGCAAAGGGCTTGGTGTCTCTGGTGGGCTGATCTGTGGCCCACGCGCGATGATCGATGCCCTGATAAACCGCGCGCGGCCATTTATCTTTGCAACAGCGCCGTCCCCTCTGAACGCTGCTCTGGTACGGGCAACCCTGCGTGAATTGGCCGGGAATGAGGGTTTAGTCACTGCTGCACGCAGGCGGCTGCGCCATGCACATGATGCGGCCTGTCAAGCCGGGCTGCCTGACACGGCCTTGAACAGCCAGATCATTCCCGTCGTTCTTGGCGATGAGGCCCGGACGATGGCGATGGCACAGGCTTTGCAACATCAGGGGTATGACATTCGCGGCATTCGCCCGCCTACCGTTCCAAAAGGCACATCCCGTCTGCGCGTCTCGATCACCGGGAATGTCAGTCCTGAGGACATTTCGGCCCTGTTTGCAACCATCTCCAGCCACCAATCGGAGGCCGCATGA
- the bioD gene encoding dethiobiotin synthase — translation MSALVIVGTDTGVGKTVFSAGLTAALNASYWKPVQSGVEDATDTETVCTLSGVDVLPEAYRLNMPASPHLSAEDMGIEIELSRLALPQVDGPLVVEGAGGLMVPLNRKSYYLDLIAQWQAPVVLVARTALGTINHTTLSLMALRDAGCEVVGVAFVGDPEPDVEQTIVEMSNVRHLGRLPYLADLTQQSLSDAFSSIEVATIRRFL, via the coding sequence ATGAGCGCTCTGGTCATTGTCGGAACCGATACCGGCGTCGGAAAAACAGTTTTTTCGGCTGGCCTGACGGCGGCCCTGAACGCCAGCTACTGGAAGCCGGTTCAATCGGGTGTGGAGGATGCAACGGACACGGAAACCGTCTGCACCTTGTCCGGTGTGGACGTGTTGCCCGAAGCGTATCGCCTGAACATGCCTGCCTCCCCCCATCTTTCTGCGGAAGATATGGGCATTGAGATCGAACTGTCCCGGCTAGCGCTGCCGCAGGTGGACGGGCCGCTGGTTGTGGAGGGGGCAGGGGGGCTGATGGTGCCTCTGAACCGCAAATCCTACTATTTGGATCTGATCGCCCAATGGCAGGCCCCGGTCGTTCTGGTCGCACGCACGGCGCTGGGAACGATCAACCACACCACGCTGTCCCTGATGGCGCTTCGAGACGCAGGGTGCGAAGTGGTCGGCGTCGCCTTTGTCGGGGACCCGGAGCCTGACGTGGAGCAAACCATCGTCGAAATGAGCAACGTTCGACACCTCGGACGCTTGCCATATCTTGCAGACCTGACGCAGCAAAGCCTGTCAGATGCGTTTTCGTCCATAGAGGTGGCGACCATACGGAGGTTTCTGTGA
- the bioA gene encoding adenosylmethionine--8-amino-7-oxononanoate transaminase gives MTPLEFDARHLWHPYTNVADPGAMHLIDRAEGVYLYREDGAKMIDAMSSWWCAIHGHKHPEITSAMQAQLEKMPHVMFGGLTHRPAIDLGRRMVDMLPEGLDRIFYCDSGSVSVEVSMKMAVQYQMAHGRTRKFEFATIRGGYHGDTWKAMSVCDPVTGMHGLFRGALSIQHFLPRPQVRLEDDWPEDPARNGLESLARLLADKGDHLAALILEPVVQGAGGMYFYHPQWLRAARAMCDAHDVLIIFDEIATGFGRTGKLFATDHAGITPDIVCLGKALTGGHISFAATVTSKRVAYGIGESEAGVFMHGPTYMANPLACAAGSASLGLLAGGSWQRQVADIENQMRTELEPARGLSGVADVRVLGAIGVIEMKETVDPSVAHRLAPKTGVWLRPFARNIYCMPPYIISPDELSRVTSAMVALAGGQQ, from the coding sequence GTGACCCCGCTTGAGTTTGACGCCCGCCACCTCTGGCACCCCTATACGAACGTGGCTGATCCCGGTGCGATGCATCTTATCGACCGGGCCGAGGGCGTATATCTCTATCGGGAGGACGGTGCGAAGATGATAGACGCCATGTCGTCATGGTGGTGCGCTATCCACGGCCACAAGCATCCCGAAATCACATCCGCCATGCAGGCCCAGCTGGAAAAGATGCCTCATGTGATGTTCGGGGGGCTGACACACCGTCCGGCCATTGATCTGGGGCGCAGGATGGTCGACATGTTGCCCGAGGGGTTGGACCGCATTTTCTATTGCGACAGTGGGTCTGTCTCGGTCGAAGTGTCGATGAAGATGGCGGTGCAGTACCAAATGGCCCATGGCCGCACCCGCAAATTCGAATTTGCCACAATTCGGGGCGGCTATCACGGTGACACGTGGAAAGCGATGAGCGTCTGTGACCCGGTGACGGGTATGCACGGGCTGTTCCGCGGGGCTTTGTCGATCCAGCACTTCCTGCCGCGTCCCCAGGTTCGGTTGGAGGATGACTGGCCCGAGGACCCGGCGCGGAACGGGTTGGAGTCGCTGGCACGACTGTTGGCCGACAAGGGCGATCACCTCGCGGCCCTGATCCTTGAACCCGTGGTTCAAGGCGCCGGGGGTATGTATTTCTATCATCCCCAATGGCTGCGCGCGGCACGCGCCATGTGCGATGCCCATGACGTGCTGATCATTTTCGATGAGATCGCAACCGGATTTGGCCGAACCGGCAAGCTGTTCGCCACCGATCATGCGGGCATCACCCCGGATATAGTGTGTTTGGGCAAGGCTCTGACCGGTGGGCATATCTCGTTTGCCGCAACCGTAACCAGCAAACGGGTAGCGTATGGCATTGGTGAAAGTGAGGCCGGAGTGTTCATGCACGGCCCGACCTACATGGCCAACCCTCTGGCCTGTGCCGCAGGATCGGCCAGCCTTGGCCTTCTGGCAGGGGGGAGCTGGCAACGCCAGGTGGCTGATATTGAAAATCAGATGCGGACCGAGCTGGAACCAGCGCGCGGTTTGTCGGGCGTAGCAGACGTCAGGGTTCTCGGCGCCATTGGCGTTATTGAAATGAAGGAAACGGTTGATCCTTCTGTCGCTCACCGGCTGGCCCCGAAGACCGGAGTGTGGCTGCGTCCCTTTGCGCGAAACATCTATTGTATGCCGCCTTACATTATTTCACCTGATGAACTCAGCCGGGTCACGAGCGCGATGGTCGCTTTGGCCGGGGGGCAGCAATGA
- a CDS encoding DUF452 family protein, whose amino-acid sequence MKHQWLAQSDDSRLTLVFGGWALGAAPFRGLTGGGSVLLMDDYTRLDDPLPDLAGFDRVEMLAFSFGVASVAHWLASTQFRPDRLVAVSGTLHPACADRGIAPDIVRATADQLSSSSFIKFCRRAGLSADIPELDIEQAKKELHAVIERGSAPDPGFDRVWISERDRIIPSNAQRTAWAANPDAIKRVAAPHVPFQPGQSWAEWMS is encoded by the coding sequence ATGAAACACCAGTGGCTGGCGCAATCGGATGACAGCAGGCTGACTCTCGTCTTCGGGGGGTGGGCGCTGGGTGCCGCACCGTTCCGCGGTCTCACCGGAGGCGGATCTGTTCTGCTGATGGATGACTATACTCGGCTCGATGATCCCTTGCCCGATCTGGCCGGGTTTGACCGCGTCGAAATGCTTGCGTTTTCCTTCGGTGTCGCATCCGTGGCCCATTGGTTGGCCAGCACACAGTTTCGCCCTGACCGGCTGGTTGCCGTCAGCGGTACGTTGCATCCTGCCTGCGCAGACCGGGGCATCGCGCCTGATATTGTCCGGGCCACGGCGGATCAGCTGTCATCGTCAAGTTTCATCAAGTTTTGCCGACGCGCCGGACTATCTGCTGACATACCTGAACTGGACATCGAGCAGGCAAAAAAGGAACTTCACGCGGTTATTGAGCGCGGCTCGGCGCCTGATCCCGGCTTTGATCGGGTTTGGATATCAGAGCGGGATCGGATCATTCCGTCCAATGCTCAAAGGACGGCCTGGGCCGCGAACCCGGATGCTATCAAACGTGTCGCCGCTCCGCATGTACCTTTCCAACCGGGCCAAAGCTGGGCGGAGTGGATGTCATGA
- a CDS encoding methyltransferase encodes MTAQLADKVQRSFSRSFQTYNDTASQQAWVARKLVSEMRRVGAPSRFDVAFELGCGTGHLTRVLRQSFDLPDLYLNDIAPQARVTADAEKAAFIAGDVRLVEWPARLDLVASASMIQWMEDPARLLQKVADALEPGGWLAMSGFGPLQYQELTQIGSTARAPGLCATDALVAAIEGPLKVLSVGESVRPSYFATPRDVLKYLRRTGVNGRAQGAWTRATLARFEADYVQKFGADGRVHLTYHPVWVIAQKR; translated from the coding sequence ATGACAGCGCAATTGGCGGACAAGGTGCAGCGAAGCTTCAGCCGAAGTTTCCAGACTTACAACGACACAGCCAGCCAGCAGGCCTGGGTTGCCCGCAAGCTGGTTTCCGAGATGCGCCGGGTAGGCGCGCCAAGCCGGTTTGATGTGGCGTTCGAGCTGGGCTGCGGCACAGGCCATCTGACCCGGGTGCTGCGGCAGAGCTTTGACCTTCCCGATCTCTACCTGAACGATATCGCGCCTCAAGCGCGGGTGACGGCAGATGCGGAAAAGGCGGCGTTCATCGCCGGAGATGTTCGCCTGGTCGAGTGGCCAGCGAGGCTGGATTTGGTCGCGTCGGCTTCGATGATCCAATGGATGGAGGATCCGGCCCGATTGTTGCAGAAGGTAGCCGATGCGCTTGAACCCGGTGGGTGGCTGGCGATGTCCGGGTTTGGCCCACTGCAATACCAGGAGCTTACGCAAATCGGTTCAACAGCCCGGGCGCCGGGCCTTTGTGCAACTGATGCCCTTGTGGCTGCCATAGAAGGGCCGCTCAAAGTTCTGTCGGTCGGTGAAAGCGTGAGGCCATCCTACTTTGCCACCCCCAGAGATGTTCTGAAGTATTTGCGCAGGACGGGGGTAAATGGTCGGGCACAAGGTGCATGGACCCGCGCCACTCTGGCCCGGTTCGAAGCTGACTACGTGCAAAAGTTCGGAGCTGACGGCAGGGTTCATTTGACCTACCACCCAGTGTGGGTCATCGCCCAAAAGCGTTAG
- a CDS encoding DeoR/GlpR family DNA-binding transcription regulator: MNLQTTNQREEEILRALFRAGGSCRVSVLANDLGVSLETIRRNVRNLEERGIVRKVHGGVHLLEDILEPSLQSRLDKKVDAKEKLAKAVAEVISDGDSVFLDIGSTTAYVAQALGNHSDLFVVTNSVFVAQALASRNNNRVFMAGGELRSHDGGAFGVEAQDLIKRLNVRFAVLSVGAVNADPGFMLHDLQEANLARVAIQNAQVRIVVADGEKLGKRAPVTLEPANKINLFFTDVNPPEGIRQMLSANEIDLVVAE; encoded by the coding sequence ATGAACCTTCAGACCACCAACCAACGAGAAGAAGAAATCTTGCGCGCGCTTTTTCGCGCGGGTGGGTCATGCCGGGTAAGCGTTTTGGCAAATGATCTTGGGGTCAGCCTCGAAACCATTCGGCGAAACGTGCGCAATCTGGAAGAGCGCGGCATTGTGCGTAAGGTCCATGGCGGAGTTCATCTTCTCGAAGACATTCTGGAACCGTCGCTGCAAAGCCGTCTGGACAAGAAGGTTGACGCGAAAGAGAAGTTGGCGAAAGCGGTTGCCGAGGTCATCAGCGACGGAGACTCAGTTTTCCTCGATATCGGCTCGACAACCGCATATGTGGCGCAGGCGCTTGGCAACCACAGTGATCTTTTTGTAGTGACCAATTCGGTTTTTGTTGCCCAGGCATTGGCTTCAAGAAACAACAACCGCGTCTTCATGGCAGGTGGCGAGCTGCGCTCACATGATGGTGGCGCATTTGGTGTTGAAGCTCAGGACCTCATCAAACGTTTGAACGTCCGTTTCGCGGTTCTGTCTGTTGGAGCGGTCAATGCGGATCCGGGCTTTATGTTGCACGACCTGCAAGAAGCTAACCTGGCCCGCGTCGCCATTCAAAACGCACAGGTTCGTATTGTAGTGGCTGATGGCGAAAAGCTGGGAAAACGCGCGCCGGTAACACTGGAACCTGCCAACAAGATCAATCTGTTCTTTACTGATGTGAACCCGCCCGAGGGTATTCGCCAGATGCTTTCGGCGAATGAAATTGACCTTGTTGTAGCCGAATAG
- a CDS encoding ABC transporter substrate-binding protein: protein MNCKMGISALAFMAVGAATTAWAVESSDPIKLTLHDWSGQLINTKIMGSILEEAGYNVEYVQADYIAQFAGLKTGDLHLAMEIWETTGREALDEATGTGKVVNVGETGLMAIEEWWYPSYMKERCPGLPNWEALKDCAEEFATAETAPNGRYVGGPVTWGGFDDERVEALELDFEVVHAGTDAALFAELESAYQRQDPIVLWVYVPHWAPAKYEGEFVEFPPFTPECYSDPSVGVNPDMAYDCGKPRGPIWKAAWSGLQEKWPGAYDIIEAYNINNDEMSAMVGKADLDGVEIDSVVAEWMETNKDRWSGWISK from the coding sequence ATGAATTGTAAAATGGGAATTTCTGCGCTGGCCTTTATGGCAGTCGGAGCCGCAACAACTGCTTGGGCTGTTGAGTCCTCGGACCCGATCAAGTTGACGCTCCACGACTGGTCGGGGCAGTTGATCAATACCAAGATCATGGGTTCGATACTGGAAGAAGCTGGATACAACGTTGAATATGTTCAGGCGGATTACATCGCTCAATTCGCCGGTCTGAAAACGGGTGACCTGCATCTGGCGATGGAAATCTGGGAAACCACCGGGCGCGAGGCTCTGGACGAAGCAACCGGAACCGGCAAGGTCGTCAATGTCGGCGAAACCGGTCTGATGGCGATCGAAGAGTGGTGGTACCCCAGTTACATGAAGGAACGGTGCCCGGGATTGCCGAACTGGGAAGCGTTAAAAGATTGTGCCGAGGAATTCGCGACGGCTGAAACTGCTCCGAACGGGCGTTATGTCGGTGGACCGGTGACCTGGGGTGGCTTCGATGACGAGCGTGTCGAAGCGCTTGAACTGGATTTCGAAGTCGTCCATGCGGGCACCGACGCGGCCCTGTTTGCCGAGTTGGAATCCGCGTATCAAAGGCAGGATCCGATTGTCTTATGGGTCTACGTCCCACATTGGGCGCCGGCGAAATACGAAGGCGAGTTCGTCGAATTCCCGCCATTTACGCCAGAATGCTACAGTGACCCTTCGGTTGGTGTGAACCCAGACATGGCCTATGATTGCGGCAAGCCGCGTGGCCCGATCTGGAAAGCCGCCTGGTCTGGCCTGCAAGAAAAATGGCCAGGCGCATATGACATTATCGAAGCCTACAATATCAATAATGATGAAATGAGCGCCATGGTCGGCAAGGCCGATCTTGATGGCGTGGAAATCGACAGCGTTGTTGCAGAGTGGATGGAGACCAACAAAGACCGCTGGTCTGGCTGGATCTCGAAATAA